Proteins from a single region of Streptomyces spectabilis:
- a CDS encoding DUF4239 domain-containing protein, producing the protein MSTTAIAAVIVGGIVVLALAGSVLTHRLHPELADGQHNDMVGVVLGMYGAIYGIILAFVVVTLWTQAQEADAVVQREASSLAQLTWDSEVFPPSRRDRVHAAVGAYIHKVVDVQWPLMRTGKPRYSVAQQQMRDLFTALQTYEPRTEREKAFYRKATDDLNEVVTQRRARMTIADQELPGLLKTLVYGAALAFIPLTFLYGINSRRVQLLFVASVAALIGFSLLLVVVLDHPFAGSISVDTTAYKVGPLSQFW; encoded by the coding sequence ATGTCCACCACTGCGATCGCCGCCGTCATCGTCGGCGGCATCGTCGTCCTGGCACTGGCGGGCAGCGTACTGACGCACCGGCTGCACCCGGAGCTGGCAGACGGCCAGCACAACGACATGGTCGGAGTCGTCCTCGGCATGTACGGCGCCATCTACGGCATCATTCTCGCGTTCGTCGTGGTGACGCTGTGGACCCAGGCGCAGGAGGCCGACGCGGTGGTGCAGCGCGAGGCTTCGTCCCTGGCCCAGCTCACCTGGGACAGCGAGGTGTTCCCGCCTTCCCGGCGCGACCGCGTCCACGCGGCCGTCGGCGCCTACATCCACAAGGTGGTCGACGTGCAGTGGCCCCTCATGCGCACCGGGAAGCCCCGGTACTCCGTCGCCCAACAGCAGATGCGCGACCTGTTCACCGCGCTCCAGACCTACGAACCGCGTACGGAGAGGGAGAAGGCCTTCTACCGCAAGGCGACCGACGACCTCAACGAGGTGGTCACCCAGCGCCGCGCCCGCATGACCATCGCCGACCAGGAACTGCCCGGACTGCTGAAGACGCTGGTGTACGGCGCCGCCCTGGCATTCATCCCCCTGACCTTCCTCTACGGCATCAACAGCCGCCGCGTCCAACTCCTCTTCGTCGCCTCGGTCGCCGCCCTCATCGGATTCAGCCTGCTGCTCGTCGTAGTCCTCGACCACCCCTTCGCCGGCAGCATCAGCGTCGACACGACGGCGTACAAGGTGGGCCCGCTGTCCCAGTTCTGGTGA
- a CDS encoding class I adenylate-forming enzyme family protein, with product MIINAQQTTGPRTYVDRVLEHWHKDEEAEALVQGAQRLTRKEARERLFQLGHALRGQGLAPGDAVGLFLANRVDSVLVQIAVHLIGCRVVFLPPEPGPGELAALVEQSRARVVVTDPLFAQRAADAAGRSVHAPVLLSVGPCDQPCPDLLALAAECPAARPEGVPDPGADEAVTVLYTGGTLGRPKLAAHSHRLYDVLVDLAEDETQDSGPGFFPAMDPSTDRVLVSTLLTHGSGHLTSLQALVTGSALVVLPEFEAGAALKVLREERITATMFVPPMLYALLDHPEAVPGALPALRRIVVGGAASSPSRLQQAVEVFGPVLSQGYGQSEALGIAAFGAEDLASEAARRPELWRSCGRAISDTEIEIQDEDSGAALPVGQVGEVCVRGETVMLGYYEDPQRTAEAMRDGWLRTGDVGYLDAEGYLYLVDRAKDIIVTGSTSDNVYSRVLEDFLLTLPGVRNAAALGVPDEEYGEAVQIFLATAEGAEVDPDAVSAAVTAALGELYTPRKTVLLSQLPTTKVGKVDKKALRATWVTGAQDAPLTTVEG from the coding sequence ATGATCATTAACGCGCAGCAAACAACCGGCCCACGCACGTATGTGGACCGCGTCCTGGAGCACTGGCACAAGGACGAAGAGGCCGAGGCGCTCGTCCAGGGCGCACAGCGGCTGACCCGGAAGGAGGCCCGCGAGCGGCTGTTCCAGCTGGGGCACGCACTGCGTGGGCAGGGGCTCGCGCCCGGCGACGCGGTGGGTCTGTTCCTGGCCAACCGTGTGGACTCCGTCCTGGTGCAGATCGCGGTCCATCTCATCGGCTGCCGCGTCGTCTTCCTGCCGCCCGAGCCCGGGCCCGGCGAACTCGCCGCCCTGGTCGAGCAGTCCCGGGCCCGCGTCGTGGTCACCGACCCGCTCTTCGCACAGCGGGCCGCCGACGCGGCCGGCCGCAGCGTCCACGCCCCCGTGCTGCTCAGCGTCGGCCCCTGCGACCAGCCGTGCCCGGACCTGCTCGCCCTGGCGGCGGAGTGCCCGGCGGCGCGCCCCGAGGGTGTGCCCGACCCGGGAGCGGACGAAGCCGTCACCGTGCTCTACACGGGCGGCACCCTGGGCCGCCCCAAGCTCGCCGCACACAGCCACCGGCTCTACGACGTACTGGTCGACCTCGCGGAGGACGAGACGCAGGATTCCGGCCCCGGGTTCTTCCCGGCCATGGACCCGAGCACGGACCGGGTGCTCGTCTCCACGCTGCTCACGCACGGCAGTGGCCATCTCACCTCGCTCCAGGCGCTGGTGACGGGGTCCGCGCTCGTCGTGCTGCCCGAGTTCGAAGCGGGCGCGGCGCTGAAGGTGCTGCGCGAGGAGCGGATCACCGCCACCATGTTCGTACCGCCGATGCTGTACGCGCTGCTCGACCACCCGGAGGCCGTGCCCGGCGCGCTGCCCGCGCTGCGGCGGATCGTCGTCGGCGGCGCGGCCTCATCCCCCAGCAGGCTGCAACAGGCCGTCGAGGTCTTCGGCCCGGTGCTCAGCCAGGGCTACGGGCAGTCGGAGGCGCTCGGCATCGCCGCGTTCGGCGCGGAGGACCTCGCGTCGGAGGCGGCCCGCCGCCCCGAGCTGTGGCGGAGCTGCGGGCGCGCGATATCCGACACCGAGATCGAGATCCAGGACGAGGACAGCGGCGCGGCGCTGCCCGTCGGGCAGGTCGGCGAGGTGTGCGTACGGGGCGAGACGGTGATGCTCGGCTACTACGAGGACCCGCAGCGCACCGCCGAGGCGATGCGGGACGGCTGGCTGCGCACGGGGGACGTGGGCTACCTCGACGCCGAGGGGTACCTCTACCTCGTCGACCGGGCCAAAGACATCATCGTCACCGGCAGCACCAGCGACAACGTCTACTCCCGGGTCCTGGAGGACTTCCTGCTCACGCTGCCCGGCGTGCGCAATGCGGCGGCCCTTGGCGTACCCGACGAGGAGTACGGAGAGGCCGTGCAGATCTTCCTCGCCACTGCCGAGGGCGCCGAAGTCGACCCGGACGCGGTGAGCGCGGCCGTGACCGCCGCGCTGGGAGAGCTGTACACGCCGCGCAAGACCGTGCTGCTCTCCCAGCTGCCCACGACCAAGGTCGGCAAGGTGGACAAGAAGGCACTCCGCGCCACATGGGTCACCGGCGCCCAGGACGCCCCGCTCACCACGGTCGAGGGCTGA
- a CDS encoding DegT/DnrJ/EryC1/StrS family aminotransferase, giving the protein MLALDGGTRLVPEGAVAPWPHIVDADRKAVLDALDAATPWHWPMRAVRELEEAWGEYTSMPYVLAANSGTAALHMAIAAAGVEPGDEVLVPADTFLASASCVLQANAIPVFVDTDIDTFALDPALIEERITSRTRAIIAVDLNGLPADHDALAAVAERHGLTLIEDAAQAHGATYRGRPVGSLGAMSGASLNGSKTLSALGEGGLFATRDEEQFKLARRVLMFGEELPGQGRDYNARIMGWNYRIDVLAAAFARSQLARLPEMTRAREANGAALTAALAGVPGIRPPVVPADRTHVYFFYPLLVMPEELGLDPADVPVEAFRDALEEAVNAEGLGIMRWQPRPVPAQTLFQDLRGYGRGCPWTCGHAAPGHAYRPEEYPVSEEICRRRLVLGQSFSSLGPPNDEGTMRLFADVFHKVLVEERDALLALARRRAAEAP; this is encoded by the coding sequence ATGTTAGCGCTCGACGGCGGCACCCGGCTCGTGCCCGAGGGCGCGGTCGCGCCGTGGCCGCACATCGTCGACGCGGACCGCAAGGCCGTACTCGACGCCCTGGACGCGGCCACGCCCTGGCACTGGCCGATGCGGGCGGTGCGGGAACTGGAGGAGGCGTGGGGGGAGTACACCTCCATGCCGTACGTCCTGGCCGCCAACTCCGGTACGGCGGCCCTGCACATGGCGATCGCCGCCGCGGGCGTCGAGCCGGGCGACGAGGTGCTCGTGCCCGCCGACACCTTCCTGGCATCGGCGTCGTGCGTGCTCCAGGCCAACGCGATCCCCGTCTTCGTCGACACGGACATCGACACGTTCGCCCTCGACCCCGCGCTGATCGAGGAGCGGATCACCTCCCGTACGCGCGCGATCATCGCCGTCGACCTGAACGGTCTGCCCGCCGACCACGACGCCCTGGCCGCCGTCGCCGAACGACACGGCCTGACGCTCATCGAGGACGCGGCCCAGGCCCACGGCGCCACCTACCGCGGCCGCCCGGTGGGTTCGCTCGGCGCCATGAGCGGGGCCAGTCTCAACGGCTCGAAGACCCTCTCGGCGCTCGGCGAGGGCGGACTCTTCGCGACCCGGGACGAGGAGCAGTTCAAGCTCGCCCGGCGGGTGCTGATGTTCGGCGAGGAACTGCCGGGCCAGGGGCGGGACTACAACGCCCGCATCATGGGCTGGAACTACCGCATCGACGTGCTCGCCGCGGCCTTCGCCCGCTCCCAGCTCGCCCGGCTGCCGGAGATGACCCGCGCCCGCGAGGCCAACGGCGCGGCGCTCACCGCCGCCCTCGCGGGAGTCCCGGGCATCCGCCCGCCGGTCGTCCCGGCCGACCGCACGCACGTCTACTTCTTCTACCCGCTGCTCGTCATGCCGGAGGAGCTCGGCCTCGACCCGGCCGACGTGCCCGTGGAGGCGTTCCGCGACGCCCTCGAAGAGGCCGTGAACGCCGAGGGCCTCGGCATCATGCGCTGGCAGCCGCGGCCGGTCCCCGCGCAGACCCTCTTCCAGGACCTGCGCGGATACGGCCGGGGCTGCCCGTGGACCTGCGGCCACGCCGCCCCCGGGCACGCGTACCGTCCGGAGGAGTATCCGGTGAGCGAGGAGATCTGCCGCCGCAGACTGGTCCTCGGCCAGAGCTTCAGCTCCCTGGGCCCGCCGAACGACGAGGGGACCATGAGGTTGTTCGCCGACGTCTTCCACAAGGTCCTGGTGGAAGAGCGGGACGCCCTGCTCGCGCTGGCACGGCGCAGGGCGGCCGAAGCCCCGTAG
- a CDS encoding MFS transporter, translating into MGKKPDGAPPDRTEHHPPLKVPDSHLHPGPGSTARLRAMRLAVSTVFFVTGAAFATWAARVPAVQDRLDLSAGELAVALVGLSGGAFVGLPLVGGLVARYGSRAVLCAGMAVYLAALAGLAFVPGLALLTATLALFACGNTAVDVAMNTQGVLVERAYGRPVLGGFHAMFSLGGIVGAGAGGIVASAGVGTGPHFAVTAVVLCAVAAWAATALVPEERRAERTAEDSGPLLALPGPGLWIPGLVAFCALMGEGVVNDWGAVYLHEVTGASAGLAGVGFAVFSAGMVVGRLSADRVRSRVGTTRFTLGCAAVAGVGALIPIASPTVLAGFLGYGLLGLGMAAVIPVVFSHAADLDPERPGPAIAAVSAVGYLGFLAGPPVIGALTESTTLRTAMLVLPALMATMAVLSTRLRRR; encoded by the coding sequence ATGGGGAAGAAGCCGGACGGGGCACCGCCGGACAGGACGGAGCACCACCCACCCCTGAAAGTCCCGGACAGCCACCTCCACCCAGGCCCCGGCTCCACGGCCCGCCTGAGAGCGATGCGGCTGGCCGTGAGCACGGTCTTCTTCGTCACCGGCGCCGCCTTCGCCACCTGGGCGGCCCGCGTCCCCGCGGTCCAGGACCGGCTCGACCTCTCCGCGGGGGAGCTGGCGGTGGCGCTCGTGGGTCTGAGCGGCGGGGCCTTCGTCGGCCTGCCGCTGGTGGGCGGCCTGGTGGCCCGGTACGGCAGCCGGGCGGTGCTCTGCGCAGGGATGGCCGTCTATCTGGCGGCGCTCGCCGGGCTCGCCTTCGTCCCCGGGCTCGCCCTGCTCACGGCGACGCTCGCGCTGTTCGCCTGCGGCAACACCGCCGTCGACGTGGCGATGAACACCCAGGGCGTCCTGGTCGAACGGGCCTACGGGCGGCCGGTGCTCGGCGGCTTCCACGCGATGTTCAGCCTCGGCGGCATCGTGGGGGCGGGCGCCGGCGGCATCGTGGCGTCGGCGGGCGTGGGCACCGGGCCGCACTTCGCCGTCACCGCGGTGGTGCTGTGCGCGGTGGCGGCCTGGGCGGCGACCGCCCTCGTGCCCGAGGAGCGGCGGGCGGAGCGGACGGCGGAGGACTCCGGCCCGCTCCTGGCGCTGCCGGGCCCCGGCCTGTGGATCCCCGGTCTCGTCGCGTTCTGCGCGCTGATGGGGGAGGGGGTCGTGAACGACTGGGGCGCGGTCTATCTGCACGAGGTGACGGGCGCGTCGGCGGGCCTGGCGGGCGTGGGGTTCGCCGTCTTCTCGGCCGGGATGGTCGTCGGACGGCTCTCCGCCGACCGCGTCCGCTCCCGCGTCGGTACGACCCGCTTCACCCTGGGCTGCGCGGCGGTCGCCGGGGTGGGCGCGCTGATCCCGATCGCCTCGCCCACGGTCCTCGCCGGTTTCCTGGGCTATGGGCTGCTCGGCCTGGGCATGGCCGCCGTCATCCCCGTCGTCTTCAGCCACGCGGCCGACCTCGACCCCGAACGCCCCGGCCCCGCCATCGCCGCCGTCTCCGCGGTCGGCTACTTAGGCTTCCTGGCGGGGCCGCCCGTCATCGGCGCCCTCACCGAATCCACCACCCTGCGCACAGCGATGCTGGTCCTCCCGGCCCTCATGGCCACCATGGCGGTCCTCTCCACCCGTCTGCGAAGGCGCTGA
- a CDS encoding lytic polysaccharide monooxygenase auxiliary activity family 9 protein gives MRKKLTSLLLGLGLAGTAVLATGGAAQGHGYTDSPVSRQQLCGNGTVRNCGQIQWEPPSVEGPKGFPARGPADGHICSGGIGRFHELDDPRGGNWPATSLTAGQSHTFVWRITARHSTTDFRYYITKDGWDSTKPLTRADLDPQPFLTVAFGGRQPGSTVTHAGVLPQKTGRHLILGVWTIADTGNAFYACSDVRF, from the coding sequence ATGCGCAAGAAGCTCACCTCGTTACTCCTGGGCCTCGGCCTCGCCGGAACCGCCGTTCTCGCCACGGGCGGCGCCGCCCAGGGCCACGGCTACACCGACTCGCCCGTCAGCCGCCAGCAGCTGTGCGGCAACGGCACCGTCCGGAACTGCGGGCAGATCCAGTGGGAGCCGCCGAGCGTGGAGGGCCCCAAGGGATTCCCCGCGCGCGGGCCCGCCGACGGACACATCTGCTCGGGCGGCATCGGGCGCTTCCACGAACTGGACGACCCGCGCGGCGGGAACTGGCCCGCCACCAGCCTGACGGCCGGTCAGAGCCACACCTTCGTCTGGCGGATCACCGCCCGCCACTCCACCACCGACTTCCGCTACTACATCACCAAGGACGGCTGGGACTCCACCAAGCCGCTGACCAGGGCCGACCTTGACCCGCAGCCGTTCCTCACGGTGGCCTTCGGCGGCCGTCAGCCCGGCTCCACCGTCACCCACGCGGGCGTCCTGCCCCAGAAGACCGGCCGGCACCTCATCCTCGGCGTCTGGACCATCGCCGACACGGGCAACGCCTTCTACGCCTGCTCCGACGTGCGCTTCTGA
- a CDS encoding NAD-dependent epimerase/dehydratase family protein encodes MIRTSDTSGGLHEHDEVVVTGGAGFVGSHLVTSLSRLDKKITVVDHAELPAHVAALPGVRHARADLRDYGETLLALQGADVVFHLAGNASGTVSVEKPRHDFHLNALGTCNVGNACLELGVQRLVYLSSAIVYGTPRSSPMGEDHPTQPFLPYGASKLSGELTLRSLQQSAGLPVVIGRSFVVYGPGEDPSRAGGEVSQFLRWHLNEMPIPVVGDIDRKTRDFIHVEDLCGALVTLAERGLDGETYNLGSGTEVSLRDLAEAVGKATGRPALLDADDSSLEDSFSLVADVSRLAALGFSPAIPLADGLESLAAALGPFPELPTAKAVFRKERPERRRLTEAAAC; translated from the coding sequence TTGATCCGCACGTCAGACACATCCGGCGGGCTCCATGAGCACGACGAAGTCGTGGTGACCGGGGGTGCCGGTTTCGTCGGCAGCCATCTGGTCACCAGCCTCAGCCGCCTCGACAAGAAGATCACCGTCGTCGATCACGCGGAACTCCCCGCGCACGTCGCGGCCTTGCCCGGCGTGCGGCACGCCCGCGCCGACCTGCGCGACTACGGCGAGACCCTGCTCGCCCTGCAAGGAGCCGACGTCGTCTTCCACCTGGCGGGCAACGCGAGTGGCACCGTGTCGGTCGAGAAGCCCCGCCACGACTTCCACCTCAACGCCCTGGGCACCTGCAACGTGGGCAACGCCTGCCTCGAACTCGGCGTCCAGCGCCTCGTCTACCTCTCCTCCGCGATCGTCTACGGCACCCCGCGCTCCTCACCGATGGGCGAGGACCACCCCACCCAGCCCTTCCTGCCGTACGGGGCCTCCAAGCTCTCCGGCGAACTCACCCTGCGCAGCCTGCAGCAGTCCGCCGGTCTGCCCGTCGTGATCGGGCGTTCCTTCGTCGTCTACGGACCCGGCGAGGACCCGAGCCGCGCGGGCGGCGAGGTGTCGCAGTTCCTGCGCTGGCACCTCAACGAAATGCCGATCCCCGTCGTCGGGGACATCGACCGCAAGACGCGGGACTTCATCCACGTCGAAGACCTGTGCGGGGCCCTCGTCACCCTCGCGGAGCGGGGCCTGGACGGCGAGACGTACAACCTGGGCAGCGGCACGGAGGTGTCACTGCGCGATCTCGCAGAGGCGGTCGGCAAGGCCACCGGGCGGCCCGCGCTCCTCGACGCCGACGACAGCAGCCTGGAGGACAGCTTCTCCCTCGTCGCCGACGTCTCCCGGCTCGCCGCCCTCGGCTTCAGCCCCGCGATCCCGCTGGCGGACGGTCTGGAATCGCTGGCCGCCGCCCTCGGCCCCTTCCCCGAACTCCCCACGGCGAAGGCGGTGTTCCGCAAGGAGCGGCCGGAGCGCAGGCGCCTGACGGAGGCCGCGGCATGTTAG
- a CDS encoding MFS transporter: MGRLLADRTVRWLILGQLCAILGDTMLWLVAGIWVKELTGSNSAAAFTFFLVIVGTLCAPVGGMTADRYRRRPLLMGLYLGTAAVVASLLLVQDSGQIWLIYVVMLLYGLSYSFVDPAQAAFLRVLVPEEQLPDANALTQTVKQGLRLISPIAGAGLYAALGAHAVVAVNIALMLAAVAFLTAVRHQESAPERSGDSWLREITEGVRHLARTVVLRQLTIASALTMVAMGLAETVGLAVVDDGLGRAPSFLGVLLAGQGAGAIAAGLTAARIGRRIGEGMLVALGMVAFAAGALLQTVPAVAAVATGMVLCGASLPWIAVGLTTVGLRHTAPELVGRVYSGFNLMMTLPQMLAMACGAALIAVVNFKVLLVAMAAVVLAAAGYLFTRQEQRWKAPTAPVDTAREPVREADPV; encoded by the coding sequence ATGGGACGGCTCCTGGCCGACCGCACTGTCCGATGGCTCATCCTGGGACAGCTCTGCGCGATCCTCGGCGACACGATGCTCTGGCTCGTGGCGGGCATCTGGGTCAAGGAGCTGACCGGCAGCAACTCCGCCGCCGCGTTCACCTTCTTCCTGGTGATCGTAGGGACGCTCTGCGCACCGGTCGGCGGCATGACCGCCGACCGGTACCGCAGACGCCCGCTCCTCATGGGCCTGTACCTCGGCACGGCCGCCGTGGTGGCGTCGCTGCTCCTGGTCCAGGACAGCGGGCAGATCTGGCTCATCTACGTGGTCATGCTGCTCTACGGTCTCTCGTACAGCTTCGTGGACCCGGCGCAGGCGGCCTTCCTGCGCGTGCTCGTGCCCGAGGAGCAGCTCCCCGACGCCAACGCGCTCACGCAGACGGTCAAGCAGGGCCTGCGCCTGATCTCCCCGATCGCGGGCGCCGGCCTGTACGCGGCACTCGGCGCGCACGCCGTGGTGGCCGTCAACATCGCGCTGATGCTGGCCGCCGTCGCCTTCCTGACGGCGGTCCGCCACCAGGAGAGCGCGCCGGAGCGCAGCGGCGACAGCTGGCTGCGGGAGATCACCGAAGGGGTGCGGCACCTCGCGCGGACGGTCGTCCTGCGCCAGCTCACCATCGCCAGCGCGCTCACGATGGTCGCCATGGGCCTGGCCGAGACGGTCGGCCTCGCCGTCGTCGACGACGGCCTCGGCCGGGCCCCGTCGTTCCTCGGCGTGCTGCTCGCCGGGCAGGGCGCCGGTGCCATCGCGGCCGGGCTCACGGCGGCCCGCATCGGGCGGCGCATCGGCGAGGGCATGCTGGTCGCCCTCGGCATGGTGGCCTTCGCCGCCGGGGCGCTCCTCCAGACCGTTCCGGCCGTCGCCGCGGTCGCCACCGGCATGGTCCTGTGCGGCGCGAGCCTGCCCTGGATCGCGGTCGGCCTGACCACGGTCGGCCTGCGCCACACCGCGCCCGAACTGGTCGGCCGGGTCTACTCCGGGTTCAACCTGATGATGACCCTGCCGCAGATGCTGGCCATGGCCTGCGGAGCCGCTCTCATCGCCGTGGTCAACTTCAAGGTGCTGCTCGTGGCGATGGCGGCGGTCGTCCTCGCGGCGGCCGGATACCTCTTCACGCGCCAGGAGCAGCGGTGGAAGGCCCCGACCGCGCCCGTCGACACCGCGCGTGAGCCGGTGCGCGAGGCCGACCCCGTCTGA
- a CDS encoding reverse transcriptase/maturase family protein, producing MQSAEALLEIIRERGRKRLPLERLYRCLFNPELYLVAYGRIYRNHGAMTPGSTAETVDGMCLAKIQAIIDALRSERYRWSPARRVYIKKKGATKSRRGLGLPTWSDKLLQEVMRLLLEAYYEPQFSDHSHGFRPGRGCHTALQEIYTGWRGTTWFVEGDIAQCFDRLDHQVLRSILAEKIHDNRFLRLVDGLLQVGYLEQWRYHATLSGSPQGGVISPILSNIYLDRLDKYIEAKLLPAYNRGARRAENPAYARIAHAIETARRNHRVEEVRQLRKQMQHMPSKDVNDPGFRRLRYIRYADDWALGLTGPKREAEQIKEEVGQFLRDELKLELSEAKTLITHGRTQAARFLGYEIVVLDNDSKHDRRGRRSINGQIGLKVPADVVHAKCRPYLHHGRPARIAGRMVDSDFSIVAQYQAEFRGIAEYYQLAFNRHRFRRLKYAMEVSLTKTLAQKYRTTVPKVYRRYRAALQTDLGPRKGLRVTVERGDGRPPLAAEWGGISLKRRIKVSRLDDQPRRVWNGDRTELLQRLLADVCELCGSRTDVEVHHIRHLKDLNVKGRPKRSTWARTMAARRRKTLVVCRGCHEDIHAGRPTGNSSRRTALESRVR from the coding sequence ATGCAGAGCGCCGAAGCCCTCCTTGAGATCATTCGTGAGCGCGGCAGGAAGCGGCTGCCGCTGGAACGCCTCTACCGGTGTCTGTTCAACCCGGAGTTGTACTTGGTCGCCTACGGGCGGATCTACCGCAACCACGGAGCGATGACACCGGGCAGTACGGCCGAGACCGTGGACGGCATGTGCTTGGCAAAGATCCAGGCGATCATCGACGCGCTCCGATCCGAGCGTTATCGCTGGTCCCCGGCACGCCGTGTCTACATCAAGAAGAAGGGAGCGACGAAGAGTCGGCGCGGTCTAGGTCTGCCGACCTGGTCGGACAAGCTGTTGCAAGAGGTGATGCGTCTGTTGCTTGAGGCGTATTACGAGCCGCAGTTCTCCGATCACTCCCACGGATTCCGGCCCGGCCGGGGCTGCCACACCGCCCTGCAAGAGATCTACACCGGGTGGCGCGGCACCACATGGTTCGTCGAGGGAGACATCGCCCAGTGCTTCGATCGGCTCGACCACCAGGTCCTGCGGTCGATCCTGGCCGAGAAGATCCACGACAACCGCTTCCTGCGGTTGGTCGACGGGCTGCTCCAGGTCGGATATCTGGAACAGTGGCGCTATCACGCGACGTTGAGCGGTTCGCCGCAAGGCGGTGTGATCTCGCCGATCCTGTCCAATATCTACCTGGACCGGCTGGACAAGTACATCGAGGCGAAACTGCTGCCCGCCTACAACCGGGGAGCCCGACGCGCCGAGAACCCGGCATACGCGCGGATAGCGCATGCGATCGAGACAGCCCGGCGGAACCACCGCGTCGAGGAGGTGCGGCAGTTGCGCAAGCAGATGCAGCACATGCCTTCCAAAGACGTGAATGACCCCGGCTTCCGGCGCTTGCGATATATCCGTTATGCCGACGACTGGGCGCTGGGCCTGACCGGCCCCAAGCGGGAAGCAGAGCAGATCAAGGAGGAGGTTGGCCAGTTCCTGCGTGACGAGCTCAAGCTGGAACTGTCCGAGGCCAAGACCTTGATTACCCACGGGCGGACGCAGGCCGCCCGGTTCCTGGGCTACGAGATCGTGGTCCTGGACAACGACAGCAAGCACGACCGGCGCGGTCGCCGCAGCATCAACGGGCAGATCGGGCTGAAGGTGCCGGCTGACGTCGTCCACGCGAAGTGCAGGCCCTACCTCCACCACGGCCGACCGGCCAGGATCGCCGGACGCATGGTCGACAGCGACTTTTCGATCGTCGCCCAGTACCAGGCCGAGTTCCGTGGCATCGCGGAGTACTACCAACTGGCGTTCAACCGCCACCGCTTCCGACGGCTGAAGTACGCCATGGAAGTGTCGCTGACCAAGACGCTGGCACAGAAATACCGCACCACCGTCCCGAAGGTCTACCGACGCTACCGCGCCGCACTCCAGACCGACCTCGGCCCCCGCAAGGGGCTGCGGGTCACCGTCGAACGCGGCGACGGACGACCGCCGTTGGCGGCCGAGTGGGGTGGGATCTCGCTTAAGCGAAGGATCAAAGTCTCCCGTCTCGACGACCAGCCCCGAAGGGTCTGGAACGGTGACCGGACGGAGCTGCTGCAACGGCTCCTCGCCGATGTCTGCGAACTCTGCGGTTCGCGGACGGATGTGGAAGTGCACCACATCCGGCACCTGAAGGACCTGAACGTCAAGGGGAGGCCCAAGCGTTCGACATGGGCCAGGACGATGGCCGCGCGCCGTCGCAAGACCCTGGTCGTCTGCCGTGGCTGCCACGAGGACATCCATGCTGGACGTCCCACGGGCAACAGCTCACGAAGAACGGCACTGGAGAGCCGGGTGCGGTGA
- a CDS encoding DUF2267 domain-containing protein has product MIADRHAPLRTLSVTTYEQMLEKVRYEGAYPTRDRAEEAVRLVLAGLGRQLTGDERVELATRLPLEAARVLTEQIPATQPLTGWAFVQDLASRTGATLATTRWDTGSVLCTVATLAGPDLLTRILHQLPSGYALLFGRAELSPAA; this is encoded by the coding sequence GTGATCGCCGACCGGCACGCACCGCTGCGGACCCTGTCCGTGACGACGTACGAGCAGATGCTGGAGAAGGTCCGCTACGAAGGCGCCTACCCCACCCGGGACAGGGCCGAGGAAGCCGTCCGTCTGGTCCTTGCGGGACTGGGGCGCCAACTGACGGGCGACGAACGCGTCGAACTCGCCACCCGGCTGCCCCTCGAAGCCGCACGCGTCCTCACCGAGCAGATCCCCGCCACCCAGCCCCTCACCGGCTGGGCCTTCGTCCAGGACCTCGCCAGCCGCACCGGCGCCACCCTGGCCACCACCCGCTGGGACACCGGCTCAGTCCTCTGCACCGTCGCAACCCTGGCCGGACCCGACCTCCTCACCCGCATCCTGCACCAACTCCCCTCCGGCTACGCCCTGCTGTTCGGCCGCGCCGAACTCAGCCCGGCCGCATAA